The window accgctgatcgaaacgaaATTTTATGGACGGAAGCATACAACTTtttccatagccgagtggataaagtgtcggacttgtgatccgtatATCCTGAGTTCGAATTCCGCAGGAGCTTTTGTTgttactggaataattattttagatatttattttttatccccaaactgcaaatgttcgcttatttgacatttgtaccctttatttatcattatatctttcattataaaaaaaaatcctgttaatttgagtgactttttccaggtgtgttattccaccttaatagaaaaataaacaaacattaacAGTCAGACATACGATAAATGCCTGTCatgtgtttgaaaatgaaaacgaaagaagaagaaaaaaaacttcaaataaacaatagaactgaaattaatttagttttaaaaattgaagttGAAGTTGCTTAATATGGCATATGCTATCCAAATCAAGCACTTTCCTTACAGTGATGAggaagttacatgtaattctttataataacaatattttacttAGTTTAATACTTGAGACACAAAGtgttttgatatattaataAAGACTATGCCCCTGTATTTGAAATTAGCTAGTCTAATGTTCATTCAACCTCGTGCTGTGTCTACTCTTGATGAAAGTAATCTTATGAAGTTcagtttaaaaacaaacaaaagaagtTCAATTGATGCATATTGACTTACTAGTATCTTAACACTGCATTGGCTATTTGCCAGATAAATAGTGTAAACAGCTTGTATCAGGTGGTATGGACAATTAAACATACGCAAGTAACCCCACTATTCCATGTATTTgatctgaaaattttcattcaatggGATTTTGTATGTTTGGATCAGCTGTCTACTAAtttttaaaggcaatttttaAGATTCTCCCAGTCATAAAGTTGGTGTACTTTCGTACTTGTGATATTAGATTCATTACTACGGTATGTTAAAACTTTCTTCTTTATCattgcctctctctctctctctctctctctctctctcctaatcCATGGGAGCCGGCTTCCTTGTTCCTTCTAAAtcttttatcttttgttttcaacATTTGGATTTAAGAGAAGGTCGGCCTATCACCAGAGCTTGTGTCATGATActagaaatttcttcaaaaataaattttaggggaaattgaCAAAACGTAAAAAGATGTAAACACAAGACACTCTGAAGGTAATCGATGAGAATGAATACGGTATATCTTTATACGAAAATTTCCAATGTTTACGAAACCACCAACTTAAAttgtatgtatatttgtaaaatttgattttacatAAACTTAccataaaattcatttatttgtgCAGCTAGTCCTATATGGGTAACCAACCTGAATGCTACAAAGTTTCCTATCTTTGGAGAGGGTGTGATCATCTAATGGGATTTAAAGAATTTGTAGACATACGTCGAATCGTCAAACCAACATGGATAGACCTTTCAAATCGAGAAAGCGTCTTTCAAAGAAAGTCGATAGGAAGTTTTGGAGATGGAATAAGGTTTCAAAGTAATACCTTCGACGATCTTTACATATTTAGAAACATTCTTGTTTTATCTGAAGAAGATATAAAGAATTCGTTTGCGTCAATCGATACGAAAATAACATTAATAGCAGATTTTGCTGATCCTGGATATTGCATATTAAGATATATATCTGGTAAAGTGTTCTCAGATGATCTATATGACTCTGACAGTAACTCTTCGATATGTTTCTCAAGCGCCAAATTTATGGACAAATGCTTGAATTTAAGATCAGGAATTGCGAGATCAAAGGGACCGGTCATTTTAGATGATGGGGAAACTACCGTATGCGCACTTCCTTTCTTCAGTTGGCCCCCCGTCGCCAAGGAATGGATCACGAGAAATCGGAACAGATGTTGGCCAACAATAGAAACGATAAATCGAGTTATATTTGATGGTTGCCATTGCGTCCCAGTTGGTAACCCAGCATCTACTACAAAACATCTGGAATGGCAACTTAATTTTTCAGTTGCAGAATGCACCTTAGTACACTCCATGGATCATGGTCTTTTTAAGCTCTACCAGATCTTGAAAATTCTTATCCACGAACGACTGAACAATATGGACGAATGCGGGGAATGTGTGTCGTCATACATGATAAAAACGTTGATGTTTTGGATGTGCGAGGACAAATTACCAAACTTCATCTGTGCACAAAATTTGAGAGAGAGTATTGACGAATGTTTGACGCAATTAGAGGAATGGATCAGGAAGGATTCCATTCCTCACTACTTTATCCCAAAGCGAAACctcattgaaaaaaagttaagGCCATTTCAGAAAGCTACAATTCTGGAAAGAATTTTAATCATGAGAAGCAATGTTTTATGTGAATTATTAAATTGTTCATCTTTCAAACAAGTTAAATTAGATGTTACAGCCGAACCTCCTATTCCTTTACATGATCTCGATATTACGTCAGAGGATTTAAAAACAAGGAGCGAATTTGTTTTCTTCGAAAACGTTGGGAATTGGTATTTTAGTGGCATGCTACTTCCTCGAGCcttaaaatatcttcaaaacattgaaaatgcgTATTCATTTGATAATTTAAGTGACTTACAAGTCAGTGTTGCTAAGCAAATGTATTATACGATTGCAAATACCGCTGGAAAAAATGCCTTTCGAGTAGTAAGAAattcaaataatgataaaagaaagTATCATGTCCTACGCCTTTCGGAAGCATTTCTAAAAATCGGATGCTCAACAGATGTGACTAGCGGAAAACTTTCCTTAGCTACCTTGTATTTCTGCCTGGGGAAGACTCGAAAATGCATCATTGTTACTGATGCATTATTGCGTGGAATCGTGCCCTATACGGTGTACTTACGAAATTTGACAACCGTGTCAAACAATTCTGCTCGTTGCAAGCTTTACCAAGAAGTCATTCACCCACAACCCATTCCTTTATCCCTGAAAATGAAGCGGGGCTGTGTGGCTGATATTGAAATTATCCGATCAACGTTTTTGTGGCCTGCAGCCATTAGCTTAGAGATCGAATCATTCCCTTATAAAACGAAACTGATAAATGTGCCAGCATTGGTTTATTTGTATTTCCTGAGGTTTTTATGTTTTGAGATGCGTGGAGATAGTATTCTCAAAATGGAGGCATTGTCAAACTTGTCTGCCTTATCGTTTGATGACGAACATAATGACGGATCATTTCTGGCCTACGACATCATAGGTATTTGTCATGAGAGAACTGGTAATTATCTAGAGGCTGTTGAAATGTTTGTCCAGGCCGCCAAAGATGCTAAAACATATGAGTGGATGAACGAAAATATGAACCCATGTCTACTCCGGATCGGTATAGTTCTGAACAAGAAATTTAGAGAGGAGAGATAATATCAAAATTGACTATCAATGTCTCCTTTCTGTAATTGGAAAAACagtattcaaaattttgtttatttttacaaagaatATGAATGGGTGGTTTTTGTTACTCACGCCGTATAATtacaattgtattttataatgtttttgtaTAATTAAATAGATAAGTATTCAATTATGCATGCATGTTATAATTAGTCCGTGACAATTTTTATCctgtaataaagtattttagTTACTGactccatttaaaaaaaaaataatatattcaacCCCACAAAACAACGCATAATCTTCAGAATATCTGACATATTTCATGAAATTCATAAGAAGTTTCATCCGTACATTAAGCTTTTTACTCTAAAGTTTTAAGTGAATTAAAAAGAACGCTGTTTCAAGTTGGAGAATATTAAGTTCTTGAAATGTCTTCCATTTTTATAAGTGTTAGAATGCGTAAGAGACCCAATGTGTCGATTTATCGGAATATTTATAATTTGCTCGAATTTAGATAATAATATTGTTGTTTTACGTATTTAACGCGTACTTTTGTGCACTtagttatctttaaaaattaaatttgaaaaaaggtaatcatattaaagatttacactTTTTTAAAGGCATAATTTGAGCATTGTTAAAACTCAGTTTTACGctgaaaaattatgaaatcaATTTGTCGTTATTTTATTTGACTGATCCTGTGATTTTCGGGCGTATCTTAAAACATGCACTGGCCTTTTAGAATGTCTTCGACTCAAAATTTGCCTTTCCTTACTTTTTGGACCTAGAATTTGCTTAGCCTCAAATTTTGCCTGCACAAattgttttcttcatattttatcTGATTGATCTTTTTACTGGTTTTTTAAAGAATCTAACTTTTTTTTCCTGTCTGAGGGATACTAAAACACAAGTAATATAGCacagatattttaataaattcatatcTTATGTAATACAAATGCATAAATACACTGTTTTAACATTGCATCCCCTGGTAACTCGACTCAGCAGTTTTTATTAATCATCAGAAGAGTAGAATCAACACTTTTAGACACTAAGAGACAATTTGTGGGATGTTTCATGTTTGATAGACAAAAATCAAGACTAAAGGGAAATTACCCATTAAATATGTTTGAAGAAAGCAATCTAAAAAATTGAAGTCAAATTTTTGTGCCAGGACAAATTATAAATTTGGGACAAAAAGGTGAAACCAGGCCAATGATAAGGCAAGACCGATAAGGACTACGTCCATATTTAGAATGTGCATTGATCTCCAAATAGACAATATCAATCACGCGATGACTTTGAAACAGTTCTGCTTAAAGACATTTATCGTaaacttatttcataaattatattaaaaacctGACGGAAAGTTGAATGTATACTTGTGCAAGTCGCCCAAATCATCAGTCAATTTGTCGTTTTTACTTTATTAAGAATGATTTTCTCCTGTTTTTGTTGAACAATATTCTAAAGAAATTGATGTttttaatgatatgaaaaaagaaattgttaaacattcCTGGCAGCAAAACAAGTtcaggtggaataacacacctggaaaaagtcactcaaattaacagtggattatttgattatgaaagatataatgataaataatctgtaaatatgtcaaataaaattAGCAGTTAGGGGATAACAAATTAATATCTATAAAATTCAATTAAGCAAGTagcaacaaaagcccctgcaggattcgaactcgggatgtacggatcagaAGCCCGACATTTTATCCACTCTGCTAGTCTGAAAGTTGCATATTACCGTCGATAAAATCCCTTTAATAAAACGAAAAGTCGTTTCGATCAGTAGTCTGTCAtcttgtgatgatgtgttattccaccttaaatgaGGTGTTTCGTCTTACTGGATTGATGCGAAAATGAAAACTATTACGTTTGATCTTCAATAACAATGTTTAGGTTCAAAACAAACTGAAATCATATAGTACTGACCTTAAATATAGATATCAGTTTATGATACAATTATTGCGGTTTTTTTTAGGTCAATACAATGATAAAGCTACAtgagaagtacaatattcatCGAGCCGAAGAAGGGAGGTAGTTTGATCATCGGATTAacttaaaaacaacaataattgTTCTATTGTATAATTCAGCGATGCATAGATGCAAACATAAAAAATGACTGACAATGACTGTTGTCAATGCAATCGGAGAAAACCTCAATAAAGTCATAACCAAACACATTAGGAAAAGCGATATTTTATCGGACGCCAGGAATTATGAAAACCAGTTTTAGCATTTTTGAAATTCCCGATCTATATATAGTCCAAGGTGAAAACAAaccatatgttatattaatTCCCAAGGTCACTTGCAGGTGAATATAACGTTCTGTATTTTCTAGATTGTTGGATATCAGCCATACAGAAAGCTAGGAATTATTTAATCATATAATAAGAATTATATATTCATAGAAAGTAAAAggtataattaattaaaatttattttcaacaactgCTTATAAATATCAACACCAAGTAATTAAGTATTTATCAATCGCCATTACAATCAATAAGAACAGaagattgaaaataatttatatgaCGTTAAAAGCTGATAGAAGTCACTGTGCGTTACAGAAAGATAAGATTTGCTTAATGTCTATCTGCAATATGGCGGTCCTTGTTACTAGTATTTACATAATCAGTTTAAATTATAGgtacttttttcatttatttaaaaatgtccAGTATCAACGATATGCAAGCTCATTTATTCAAAACAGATGCGCCCTGTgcttataatttcaaaattatttaaatcgcaaataatgaaaatttggaATAAATAGAACTAATTCAGTTTCCATCCAGAGAAAATGGAACGACCACCAGTCCCACTTTCAATATCTCCATTATTTGGTCCACCTTGGGTTCTGAGGTATACATCATCACCTTGGTTTACATGAATAACAATTGTTTCACTGACCGTATGATCCCCGGTAGGGGCATACAGATAGGCCACACCCATCACCTGATAGTTATGAACTAGTTCTGCTTGATGGTATTCTCCATTGGCTAAGCGCATGGACCAACTAAAGACATATACACCTGTTTCGGGTGCCAGGAAAACTCCCGTGGTGCTATGGTAACCACTACCAACATTAGTTACGACAGTATCGAAGACCAGTGTGTGGGAGGCCCCCGGGTTGGGGAAATCTTGCGACATGTACGCATAGAAGGCAACCAGATTAGTTTTTGGTAGATGTGTTGTTTGCGGATTGGGTATCAACAACCGCTCTGaaaataacaattgttgttattgCATCTCATGTCaagtaattttaaagaaatgacaAGTCTGACAAGTCTTTACACAATTTTTAGTCATTACTTATACATTACAAACCGTTTCTGATAACGCTTTGATCTTCGTTGTTAGCCGTGTTGTCAATTGTCTCTTCATCAATTTGCACAGACCATTGATTTTGTACAGAAACATGGGACCTTTTTCTTTCAGACACTGCAAGTAACCGATTCCTTTTCTCATTTTTCAGTTCATCAATTTCAGATCTCTGAATTTTACTCACTTTAGACAGTTCAGACACCTGTTGAACAAGGAAATCAATCTGTTTTTGTTGTAAAGTTAGTTTATCCTCCAAAGAATCAACATATTCCTGAGGATAAATCCTGTTATAATTGGGACTATCATTTCCTGAAACTAATAGATTTGTAGCAACTAAGACAAACAAAAGGCAAAAAAAAGCAAACGCCATTTTGTCACCTATAACTTTGGTGTTATGACGTTTTGACAAGCTGGGATTCTTATCTCCTTGTATTGTATATGCGATAACATAATTCTTTCTATTGCTGGATCATTGGGGATTCATTCCACAGTCATATAAAAGACAATGACATTATTTCgtatttaaagtgttttgatgaatattatttttttacaaaacgaTAGTAACTGTTTAGACTGGTTGGTTTGATATGCCTTGTATATCGTCCTTTGTGAATATACCTTAAATCGTATAATTGTTGTAAAAGTTTTATCACTTTCTATGTATCATTCTATCTATCTCTACATATTACTTCAACACTGTATAAAAATTAAGGCTTTAGATCTCAGAAACGTACACTGATTGTGGTATTCCGAAGAAGAAACGTGTTTTTGCAgagaaaaaaactaaaattgaaGAAATTACCATGAAGAACATTAACTTTATAATGATATCAATGTGTTAATTTATTTTGGTCAAGGTTGATCTACTTTTGTTACTTATCTTCAAAATAACTTATGTTAATAATGATAACTTTTGTTACTTATCTTCCAAAAAGTTGATCTAAATGGCACCCAAGAAAAACAACCTACtctattttttccttatttctaTCTTATTTAGtagtaaaaaatgttttaagataCAATGTATacccatatttttattttattcaaggCATTATCTTAGCAAGTATTTTCATTCCACAAAAATATTCTATCTTTAAAATTCTGCACGAGGTGTACACGTACACGTcctttcttaaataaaaaacatggGCTTCTTCTATGTCCTGTTGTTAGCAATAGCTTTTTGGATCATTCCGAAGAAATATTTACAACTTGTTTtctcatatattaaataaataatggttTGTGTCAAAATAGTGCCCTACTTCAAAATTGTAGGTTTAGTGAGCATCTATTGTAAGAACCCGACGATCCATCTGTAGATGGATTTTATCTATCAAAACTGTTTCTTaggagaaaagagagagatagCTTTTCTGAAATATCCTTTGCCAATTTAATTTACTGCATGTGAGATGGTCCAGTATTTCTTCTACGATGGTGTCAAATCTTGTCGTGAATTATGTGTATCAAGAGCAAATTATATGGTTACTTAGAAGATGTTTTGtttgcacatttttaaaacgaaaaaaaaaaaccaaaaacaaaagttATTTCTCTTCGTCATTGTTTCTGCTTACACTGCATGCTTCTTAATAAACATATACTTTATATATACTCATAAACACAATTCATCAAAATGTGCAAATCGATGTCATCGGGGTTGAAATAAGAATTTCGAGTTTAACTTTGTGGATTTGAAAAACAATCTTACACTTAAGAATACAAGAGACGTTCCTCACTATTAGATAATTTTCCCTGAAATATAAGTCCTTATTCACATCTGTTTATAACTGTTTATGGTTTGAAATTCAGGGTACATTACCAggcaatttttgaaaataaaatgttttggatTGTCCTTATAATAGATTGCAAAATACTATTGATTGCATATTAATAAAGTCATAGTATGTATTTATTCCATTGAGCTATATATCCACACAGAAAAATATCTTATGACGTTGTACATGATCATAAAATTACgtagtggaaatcttcacatttcCAAGAATTTTCGAAATAATTATATAGGATGGGTGGCGTCCGATCCTTATTGTGATAAtggtttacaaaacaaaatagattaaaaaagtaaacaaatatatattgttcCAATTTTAACTAGATATAATCTGCAAAATC is drawn from Crassostrea angulata isolate pt1a10 chromosome 5, ASM2561291v2, whole genome shotgun sequence and contains these coding sequences:
- the LOC128182734 gene encoding uncharacterized protein LOC128182734; translation: MGNQPECYKVSYLWRGCDHLMGFKEFVDIRRIVKPTWIDLSNRESVFQRKSIGSFGDGIRFQSNTFDDLYIFRNILVLSEEDIKNSFASIDTKITLIADFADPGYCILRYISGKVFSDDLYDSDSNSSICFSSAKFMDKCLNLRSGIARSKGPVILDDGETTVCALPFFSWPPVAKEWITRNRNRCWPTIETINRVIFDGCHCVPVGNPASTTKHLEWQLNFSVAECTLVHSMDHGLFKLYQILKILIHERLNNMDECGECVSSYMIKTLMFWMCEDKLPNFICAQNLRESIDECLTQLEEWIRKDSIPHYFIPKRNLIEKKLRPFQKATILERILIMRSNVLCELLNCSSFKQVKLDVTAEPPIPLHDLDITSEDLKTRSEFVFFENVGNWYFSGMLLPRALKYLQNIENAYSFDNLSDLQVSVAKQMYYTIANTAGKNAFRVVRNSNNDKRKYHVLRLSEAFLKIGCSTDVTSGKLSLATLYFCLGKTRKCIIVTDALLRGIVPYTVYLRNLTTVSNNSARCKLYQEVIHPQPIPLSLKMKRGCVADIEIIRSTFLWPAAISLEIESFPYKTKLINVPALVYLYFLRFLCFEMRGDSILKMEALSNLSALSFDDEHNDGSFLAYDIIGICHERTGNYLEAVEMFVQAAKDAKTYEWMNENMNPCLLRIGIVLNKKFREER
- the LOC128184599 gene encoding uncharacterized protein LOC128184599 → MAFAFFCLLFVLVATNLLVSGNDSPNYNRIYPQEYVDSLEDKLTLQQKQIDFLVQQVSELSKVSKIQRSEIDELKNEKRNRLLAVSERKRSHVSVQNQWSVQIDEETIDNTANNEDQSVIRNERLLIPNPQTTHLPKTNLVAFYAYMSQDFPNPGASHTLVFDTVVTNVGSGYHSTTGVFLAPETGVYVFSWSMRLANGEYHQAELVHNYQVMGVAYLYAPTGDHTVSETIVIHVNQGDDVYLRTQGGPNNGDIESGTGGRSIFSGWKLN